In the genome of Streptomyces sp. NBC_00190, one region contains:
- a CDS encoding head decoration protein encodes MTIQPITTSVSYTADRSWLGSLHGTDSTETITLDVSKLAAAHIQASTDTSQPYGRVLSGAPVGKIAASGLYGSFDPAAADGRQNLAGFVFAETLYAPSAAKVPAPLLWHGVVVTAKVPGGIDTTKVTASVTGPLIRFV; translated from the coding sequence GTGACCATCCAGCCCATCACGACGTCGGTGTCGTACACCGCTGACCGGTCCTGGCTCGGCAGTCTGCACGGCACGGACTCCACCGAGACGATCACCCTCGACGTATCCAAGCTCGCCGCCGCGCACATCCAGGCGTCCACCGACACCAGCCAGCCGTACGGCCGGGTCCTGTCGGGGGCGCCGGTCGGGAAGATCGCCGCCTCTGGGTTGTACGGGTCCTTCGATCCGGCCGCCGCCGACGGCCGCCAGAACCTGGCGGGCTTCGTGTTCGCCGAGACTCTGTACGCCCCGTCGGCGGCGAAGGTGCCCGCGCCGCTGCTGTGGCACGGCGTGGTCGTCACGGCGAAGGTGCCCGGCGGCATCGACACCACCAAGGTCACCGCGTCGGTGACCGGCCCGCTGATCCGGTTCGTGTGA
- a CDS encoding DUF4365 domain-containing protein has translation MSPKRLKMVTRSGALDRWNIDMPRITDEQARGDAGERWFVGQLPKGWFFQRPSTDLGVDGIVVVTEPGILNGLEFRVQIKTSKKFPKRGSKVAISGLNLESVRYWFANPTPLLLVAFEDSVNTAYFGWHDDAISDPKGQLSSGRSTLSAYIDVHDVLSLDGWNSIRKRLEEHYAAILQAFYASDVAGFLVPTLHELATEVKYLFFAHSAKHWGMEERTADEVAQGERTLTLLDFRTHCDVIRTLQSLNSKLKRFPREQTSIANFTDGYRDAVSSFIEGFKELPENPSPDQEIRVDAERMRLLRPMLIDGLLQVIQTLSQPAKATNATHKGFDSVGID, from the coding sequence GTGAGCCCCAAGAGGCTCAAGATGGTGACGCGTTCCGGCGCATTGGATCGGTGGAATATCGACATGCCGCGAATAACGGACGAGCAGGCAAGGGGCGATGCGGGTGAGCGGTGGTTCGTCGGGCAGCTCCCGAAAGGATGGTTCTTTCAGAGGCCGTCGACAGACTTGGGCGTCGACGGAATCGTGGTTGTAACGGAGCCTGGCATTCTGAACGGGCTGGAATTCAGGGTTCAGATTAAGACGTCAAAAAAATTCCCGAAGCGGGGGTCCAAGGTTGCCATTTCAGGCCTCAACCTGGAATCGGTACGCTATTGGTTCGCGAATCCTACTCCCCTACTCTTGGTCGCTTTCGAAGATTCAGTCAACACGGCATACTTCGGGTGGCATGATGATGCCATCAGTGACCCGAAGGGTCAGTTGTCGTCTGGTCGCTCGACCCTGTCCGCTTACATCGATGTCCACGACGTGCTCTCCCTGGACGGCTGGAATTCGATCCGCAAGCGGCTTGAGGAACACTATGCTGCCATCCTCCAAGCCTTCTACGCGTCCGATGTCGCCGGATTCCTAGTCCCTACGCTTCACGAGCTTGCAACCGAGGTCAAATACCTCTTCTTTGCTCACTCAGCTAAGCACTGGGGCATGGAGGAGCGAACTGCCGACGAAGTAGCGCAGGGGGAGAGAACACTCACGCTCCTCGACTTCCGTACCCACTGCGATGTGATTCGCACCCTCCAGTCGCTGAATTCGAAACTCAAGCGGTTCCCGCGAGAACAAACCAGCATTGCCAACTTCACGGACGGGTACCGGGATGCAGTGTCGAGCTTCATTGAGGGGTTCAAGGAACTTCCTGAGAACCCCTCGCCCGACCAGGAGATTCGGGTTGATGCCGAACGCATGCGTCTCCTGAGACCTATGCTCATAGACGGACTCCTCCAAGTCATCCAGACCTTGTCGCAACCTGCAAAAGCCACTAATGCGACCCACAAGGGCTTCGACAGCGTCGGCATCGACTAG
- a CDS encoding EspF repeat-containing protein, with translation MISLRRPTAFSRQSAPTPPVQVSAGRTRPPAAHRTMWHFTEHSISVPG, from the coding sequence GTGATCAGCTTGCGTAGGCCCACAGCGTTCTCCAGGCAGTCGGCCCCCACGCCGCCCGTTCAGGTTAGCGCCGGGCGCACCCGACCACCGGCCGCTCACCGGACGATGTGGCACTTCACAGAGCACTCAATCAGTGTCCCTGGGTAA
- a CDS encoding restriction endonuclease codes for MRAQRIHPAAYEALTEALARIFWYKPELAEFIRVRSEEYPELVVGLDFTDYKIRFAGAFVARLKAGEDRFRDLTLSIMLEVAQRNSFPSLKRHENSEKLLAEARDAVAELRTWTDRLQGLLEERAAVEAEQAAAEEREKYRRGFTERLAELKEEFLRLQMETNRQQAGREFEMLLNGLFRLHDMQPRLAYELEYEQIDGSFTFDTDDYVIEAKWLKEAVEAGRLREFNDKVRSKGKNALGLFVSVNGFTSGARAVFREGTSFITMDGTDLFCVLDDRVRLDELLARKKRHANETGSCYFPASLMLGD; via the coding sequence ATGCGAGCACAGCGGATTCATCCAGCGGCGTACGAGGCTCTCACCGAGGCGTTGGCCAGGATCTTCTGGTACAAACCTGAGCTCGCCGAGTTCATCCGGGTTCGGTCCGAGGAGTACCCGGAGCTCGTAGTTGGCCTCGACTTCACCGACTACAAGATCCGCTTTGCCGGCGCCTTCGTCGCACGCCTGAAGGCCGGCGAGGACCGCTTCAGGGACTTGACCCTGTCCATCATGCTCGAAGTGGCCCAGCGGAACTCCTTCCCCAGCCTCAAGAGGCACGAGAACTCAGAAAAGCTGCTGGCTGAGGCTCGTGACGCTGTTGCCGAGCTTCGGACCTGGACTGATCGTCTGCAGGGTCTCCTGGAGGAGCGAGCTGCCGTGGAGGCGGAGCAGGCTGCTGCCGAGGAGCGCGAGAAGTACCGCCGCGGGTTCACTGAGCGGCTCGCCGAGCTCAAGGAGGAGTTCCTCCGGCTCCAGATGGAGACCAACCGCCAGCAAGCCGGTCGGGAGTTCGAGATGCTCCTGAATGGCCTGTTCAGGCTGCACGACATGCAGCCGCGCCTCGCCTACGAGTTGGAATACGAGCAGATCGACGGATCCTTCACCTTCGACACGGACGACTACGTGATCGAGGCGAAGTGGCTGAAGGAGGCCGTGGAGGCAGGACGGCTGAGGGAGTTCAACGACAAGGTGCGCAGCAAGGGTAAGAACGCGCTCGGGCTCTTTGTCAGCGTGAACGGCTTCACGTCTGGAGCCCGCGCGGTCTTTCGCGAAGGCACGTCCTTCATCACGATGGATGGCACCGACCTTTTCTGCGTGCTGGACGATCGCGTCCGGCTCGATGAGCTCTTGGCCCGCAAGAAGCGACACGCGAACGAGACGGGCAGCTGCTACTTCCCGGCGAGCCTGATGCTCGGGGATTAG
- a CDS encoding terminase large subunit domain-containing protein: protein MAITDHEALLAQYRTLPTLRRRAIAAQASPELRARLLVVEKRLAMDRSPGALAAVLTDGREMQAPHLDLIDKAFIDMAEGRLDRVMLTMPPRHGKSRRASRWAPLWYLRRNPGHRMMIASYSSDLADDHGRWIRDAIITWGDELGIHLKTGSSAANRFDIAGGEGGLLAAGIGGGLTGRGAHIAIVDDPVKDMADADSPTMRKRAWDWWTSVLQTRIEPTGAICVIQTRWHEDDLAGRILATERDAWHVIDLPALADSPDDPLGRPLGQPLWPERFDTTHHAKTRKRVGERVWGALYMQKPRPPEGGVWKRKWIDAARINAVQFSGLDMARIVVAVDPAGGDSTVNDETGIIGLGRDFDRHLYLLADRSGPMGANDWGIAACRLALELKADALVVESNYGGDMAKQILRQAWEQLRADGVTKGLLMPMILEVTAKVGKRLRAAPVAQLYEQGLVHHVGEYTELEDQMVTWVEGMDSPDRMDAAVHGLTELADPDQLDVIVNDTEDGRFDGRR from the coding sequence ATGGCCATCACGGATCACGAGGCCCTCCTCGCGCAGTACCGCACGCTGCCCACCTTGCGGCGCCGAGCCATCGCCGCACAAGCCTCGCCGGAACTCCGCGCCCGGCTCCTCGTCGTGGAGAAGCGTCTCGCCATGGACCGCTCCCCAGGCGCCCTGGCCGCCGTGCTCACCGACGGCCGAGAGATGCAGGCTCCCCACCTCGACCTCATCGACAAAGCGTTCATCGACATGGCTGAAGGCCGCCTCGATCGCGTCATGCTCACCATGCCCCCACGGCACGGCAAAAGCCGCCGAGCCAGCCGATGGGCGCCGCTCTGGTACCTGCGACGCAACCCAGGCCACCGGATGATGATCGCCAGCTACTCTTCCGACCTTGCTGACGACCACGGCCGCTGGATCCGCGACGCCATCATCACCTGGGGCGACGAGCTCGGCATCCACCTCAAGACAGGCAGCTCCGCCGCCAACCGGTTCGACATCGCCGGCGGCGAAGGCGGACTCCTCGCCGCGGGCATCGGCGGCGGCCTCACCGGCCGCGGCGCCCACATCGCCATCGTGGACGACCCCGTCAAGGACATGGCCGACGCGGACAGCCCGACCATGCGCAAAAGGGCGTGGGACTGGTGGACCTCCGTCCTCCAGACCCGAATCGAACCCACCGGGGCGATCTGCGTCATCCAGACCCGCTGGCACGAAGACGACCTGGCCGGTCGCATCCTCGCGACAGAACGGGACGCCTGGCACGTCATCGACCTGCCCGCTCTCGCCGACAGCCCCGACGACCCCCTCGGTCGCCCCCTTGGCCAGCCCCTCTGGCCCGAGCGATTCGACACCACCCATCACGCCAAGACCCGCAAGCGCGTCGGCGAACGAGTATGGGGAGCCCTCTACATGCAGAAGCCGCGCCCACCCGAGGGAGGCGTCTGGAAGCGGAAGTGGATCGACGCCGCCCGCATCAACGCCGTCCAGTTTTCCGGCCTCGACATGGCGCGGATCGTCGTCGCCGTCGACCCCGCCGGCGGCGACTCCACCGTGAACGACGAAACCGGCATCATCGGCCTCGGCCGCGACTTCGACCGTCACCTCTACCTGCTGGCCGACCGCTCCGGGCCCATGGGCGCCAACGACTGGGGCATAGCCGCCTGCCGCCTCGCCCTCGAACTCAAGGCAGACGCACTCGTCGTCGAAAGCAACTACGGCGGCGACATGGCCAAGCAGATTCTCCGCCAGGCATGGGAGCAGCTCCGCGCTGACGGCGTCACCAAGGGCCTGCTCATGCCGATGATCCTGGAAGTCACCGCCAAGGTCGGCAAGCGGCTCCGCGCCGCACCCGTGGCGCAGCTCTACGAGCAGGGACTCGTCCACCACGTCGGCGAGTACACCGAACTCGAAGACCAGATGGTCACCTGGGTCGAAGGCATGGACAGCCCCGACCGGATGGACGCCGCAGTACACGGGCTCACGGAACTCGCAGACCCTGACCAGCTGGACGTCATCGTGAACGACACCGAGGACGGCCGCTTCGATGGGCGGAGGTAG
- a CDS encoding ParB N-terminal domain-containing protein, giving the protein MPEFVADFPLAGLKPAPYNPRRLSEDAFERLKQSLALFGCVKPVIVNGNGILIAGHQRTKSLKANGEQTVPALLLGKHVTTHDEVQFNLLHNSVETDGSRVRAPVAADDVHGWEWIQPQDIAVVARGNAAVQEEIRRLVTRYGPWGSIVADSAGRVILNNDYAVVGHDLKYPVLCYRVSVQEADELIEWLEGDYGVYDYTQLGIKAYNQHWCQMHRLGGDEGDSHKSTTYERYVLPEIKRGQRIVDFGAGEAAYIKRLKEQGHDAHWYEPHVKASGKKNALDIAATVSHIRDLQRDVQANGLYDVVVLDSVLNSVTSLEFEEHVIASCNSLLNASGVFYTGTRSLGSVERKLAGRKHRNNGNYRRALEFLDENGFAATFRSGVWTMQKFNTPETLRALLSKYFADVEILGNPNGGNIYARCRRPLAIAPVDRRKSLEVEFNMEYPQGYRHNRHKPLVQALLRLCGQRNA; this is encoded by the coding sequence ATGCCTGAGTTCGTCGCGGACTTCCCCCTGGCCGGACTCAAGCCCGCTCCCTACAACCCGCGGCGCCTGTCCGAGGACGCCTTCGAACGCCTCAAGCAGAGCCTCGCCTTGTTCGGTTGCGTCAAGCCCGTCATCGTCAACGGCAACGGCATCCTCATCGCTGGCCACCAGCGCACCAAGAGCCTCAAGGCCAACGGTGAACAGACCGTGCCTGCCCTCCTGCTGGGCAAGCACGTGACCACACACGACGAGGTCCAGTTCAACCTCCTCCACAACTCTGTGGAAACCGACGGCTCTCGGGTCCGTGCCCCTGTCGCAGCCGACGACGTCCACGGGTGGGAGTGGATCCAGCCCCAGGACATCGCCGTCGTGGCGCGCGGCAACGCTGCCGTCCAGGAAGAGATCCGTCGCCTCGTCACCAGGTACGGGCCCTGGGGCTCGATCGTTGCCGACTCCGCCGGCCGCGTCATCCTCAACAACGACTACGCAGTCGTGGGGCACGACCTGAAATACCCGGTGCTGTGCTACCGCGTGTCCGTACAGGAGGCCGACGAACTCATCGAATGGTTGGAAGGCGACTACGGCGTCTACGACTACACCCAACTCGGCATCAAGGCGTACAACCAACACTGGTGCCAGATGCACCGCCTCGGCGGCGACGAGGGGGACTCCCACAAGTCCACCACCTACGAACGCTACGTGCTGCCCGAAATCAAGCGGGGGCAGCGCATCGTCGACTTCGGCGCCGGCGAAGCGGCGTACATCAAGCGCCTCAAGGAACAGGGGCACGACGCCCACTGGTACGAGCCCCACGTGAAAGCCTCCGGCAAGAAGAACGCGCTCGACATCGCGGCGACCGTGTCCCACATCCGGGACCTCCAACGAGACGTCCAGGCCAACGGCCTCTACGACGTCGTCGTCCTCGACAGCGTCCTGAACTCCGTCACCTCGCTGGAGTTCGAAGAGCACGTCATCGCCTCCTGCAACTCGCTGCTCAACGCCTCGGGCGTTTTCTACACCGGCACGCGCTCCCTCGGCTCCGTCGAACGGAAGCTCGCAGGCCGCAAGCACCGGAACAACGGCAACTACCGGCGAGCCCTGGAGTTCCTGGACGAGAACGGCTTCGCCGCGACGTTCCGCAGCGGGGTGTGGACCATGCAGAAATTCAACACCCCAGAGACCCTGCGCGCCCTGCTGTCGAAATACTTCGCGGACGTGGAGATCCTGGGCAATCCGAACGGCGGGAACATCTACGCACGGTGTCGCCGGCCGCTCGCCATCGCCCCCGTGGACCGCCGTAAGTCGCTCGAAGTCGAATTTAACATGGAGTATCCCCAGGGATACCGGCACAATCGGCACAAGCCGCTCGTGCAGGCGCTCCTTCGCCTATGTGGGCAGCGGAATGCATAA
- a CDS encoding ParB/RepB/Spo0J family partition protein: MNATPPNIPDELLPLAVPVADLTPFHRNPRNGDLVSIRESLTVNGQYKAIVVNRGTHTGRPGEILAGNHTFQAAVELGWENIAATWVDVDDDAATRIVVVDNRTSDLAGYDSALLAEILEELPDLQGTGYDQTALDELLDASLPAVLPAETIAGEGEKIKDEHLQWGFIQWGTTRVQITADEVERLNTAHNAYYERRGTDSGFGHYLLDTGAAGDDQEAADA; encoded by the coding sequence GTGAACGCCACGCCACCCAACATCCCCGACGAGCTGCTGCCCTTGGCGGTGCCCGTCGCCGACCTCACGCCGTTCCACCGCAACCCCAGGAACGGCGACCTCGTCTCCATCCGCGAATCGCTGACGGTCAACGGCCAGTACAAGGCCATCGTCGTCAACCGGGGCACCCACACCGGGCGCCCCGGCGAGATCCTCGCTGGCAACCACACCTTCCAGGCTGCCGTCGAGCTCGGGTGGGAGAACATCGCGGCCACGTGGGTCGACGTCGACGACGATGCTGCGACCCGGATCGTGGTCGTCGACAACCGGACCTCGGACCTCGCCGGCTACGACTCGGCCCTGCTGGCCGAGATCCTCGAGGAACTCCCGGACCTCCAGGGCACCGGCTACGACCAGACGGCGCTCGACGAGCTCCTCGACGCCTCCCTGCCCGCGGTCCTCCCCGCCGAGACCATCGCCGGTGAGGGGGAGAAAATCAAGGACGAGCACCTCCAGTGGGGCTTCATCCAGTGGGGCACCACCCGGGTCCAGATCACCGCGGACGAGGTCGAACGCCTCAACACGGCCCACAACGCGTACTACGAGCGGCGCGGCACCGACTCCGGCTTCGGCCACTACCTCCTCGACACCGGGGCCGCCGGCGACGACCAGGAGGCCGCCGATGCCTGA
- a CDS encoding class I SAM-dependent methyltransferase, translated as MKLDADVLDVIRTARCDGSALHLSGQLADRLYQRVNLALSAVGGKWDRWKRAHVFPINAADAIAGLLAEGEVTTDAERGYFPTPAALVDEILDLADLSAGHEVLEPSAGAGAMAERVANRGGVVDCVELDPGRAKVIRDKGYAREVITADFLTLRVSARYDRVVMNPPFAGQLDIQHVQRALRWLRPGGRLVAVMFGSLTFRTNAQALDFRSRVREARGTITPLPDRWFKGVSTVVTVIPASPLPELVGRRTTQVSASGQKASQDSLF; from the coding sequence GTGAAACTCGACGCCGACGTGCTCGATGTCATCCGAACTGCCCGCTGCGACGGGTCGGCGCTGCACCTCAGCGGCCAGCTCGCAGACCGCCTGTACCAGCGCGTGAACCTCGCCCTCTCGGCAGTCGGGGGAAAGTGGGACCGGTGGAAGCGCGCCCACGTCTTTCCTATCAACGCGGCTGACGCCATCGCCGGTCTGCTCGCCGAAGGGGAGGTGACCACAGACGCCGAGCGCGGCTACTTCCCCACGCCGGCTGCGCTGGTCGATGAGATCCTCGACCTCGCCGACCTGAGCGCCGGGCACGAGGTCCTTGAACCTTCGGCCGGTGCGGGCGCCATGGCCGAGCGGGTCGCGAATCGTGGGGGCGTAGTCGATTGTGTCGAACTGGACCCGGGGCGTGCGAAGGTCATCCGCGACAAGGGCTACGCCCGGGAGGTGATCACCGCAGACTTCCTCACACTCCGGGTGTCCGCCCGCTACGACCGTGTGGTGATGAACCCGCCGTTCGCCGGGCAGCTCGACATCCAGCACGTCCAACGCGCCCTGCGCTGGTTGCGCCCCGGCGGACGGCTCGTGGCGGTCATGTTCGGGAGCCTCACCTTCCGTACGAATGCACAGGCGCTGGACTTCCGCAGTCGAGTGCGCGAGGCCCGTGGCACCATCACGCCGCTCCCGGACCGCTGGTTCAAGGGCGTCAGCACGGTCGTGACCGTGATTCCCGCCAGCCCACTGCCTGAGCTGGTGGGGCGCCGCACCACCCAAGTGTCAGCGTCAGGGCAGAAGGCATCTCAGGACAGCCTCTTCTGA
- a CDS encoding ParB/RepB/Spo0J family partition protein, translating to MGTKHTSLKLAQIHRNESQPREHFDETELQELADSIKEHGLLQPIVVRKREAGGYEIVAGERRFRAHEIAGKITIDARIITGADGGAIDDASAFEKAMVENLNRADMLPLEEAKGFKKLLDMQGTNVDPKEAVQIVAKKVSKSVPFVNQRLALLNLRPEVAAAVNLGHIGTQAAVQIAALTKDNQKGVFEKWKKGDVTDNQLVHIAYAMRRQEKAATQESMVAVEEMTPEQKADRTKETAKTKTALDEIERLCGLLEGIAKTDPLHLSKLLAGEVGQRLEQLDRAAKFLADARFQVRQAKAHAEASDIIVNAEAEAPDLAAEAEALMAAAIEPEGDIDAGAASDPEDAAAPQVADEESDTDTETVDAQTTETAA from the coding sequence ATGGGCACCAAGCACACCAGCCTGAAGCTCGCTCAGATCCACCGCAACGAGAGCCAGCCCCGCGAGCACTTCGACGAGACCGAGCTCCAAGAGCTCGCCGACTCGATCAAGGAGCACGGCCTGCTCCAGCCGATCGTCGTCCGCAAGCGCGAGGCTGGCGGGTACGAGATCGTCGCCGGAGAGCGCCGCTTCCGGGCCCACGAGATCGCGGGCAAGATCACCATTGACGCCCGGATCATCACCGGGGCCGACGGCGGGGCCATCGACGACGCGAGCGCCTTCGAGAAGGCCATGGTCGAGAACCTCAACCGCGCCGACATGCTGCCCCTCGAAGAGGCCAAGGGCTTCAAGAAGCTCCTCGACATGCAGGGGACGAACGTCGACCCCAAGGAGGCGGTCCAGATCGTCGCCAAGAAGGTCTCGAAGTCGGTGCCGTTCGTCAACCAGCGCCTCGCCCTCCTCAACCTGCGGCCCGAGGTTGCCGCCGCCGTCAACCTCGGCCACATCGGCACCCAGGCCGCCGTGCAGATCGCCGCCCTGACCAAGGACAACCAGAAGGGCGTGTTCGAGAAGTGGAAGAAGGGCGACGTCACCGACAACCAGCTCGTCCACATCGCCTACGCCATGCGCAGGCAGGAGAAGGCGGCGACCCAGGAGTCCATGGTCGCCGTCGAGGAGATGACCCCCGAGCAGAAGGCTGACCGCACGAAGGAGACCGCCAAGACCAAGACCGCCCTCGACGAGATCGAGCGGCTGTGCGGCCTGCTGGAGGGCATCGCCAAGACCGACCCCCTGCACCTCTCCAAGCTCCTCGCCGGTGAGGTCGGCCAGCGCCTCGAGCAGCTGGACCGTGCCGCCAAGTTCCTGGCGGACGCCCGCTTCCAGGTCCGCCAGGCCAAGGCGCACGCGGAAGCCAGCGACATCATCGTCAACGCCGAGGCGGAGGCACCTGACCTCGCCGCCGAGGCGGAGGCCCTGATGGCGGCTGCCATCGAGCCGGAGGGTGACATCGACGCGGGAGCGGCCTCCGACCCGGAGGACGCCGCCGCCCCGCAGGTCGCCGACGAGGAGTCGGACACGGACACGGAGACGGTCGACGCGCAGACGACCGAGACCGCAGCCTGA
- a CDS encoding recombinase family protein, translating into MPRLYGFEDNSRRRLHEDEVGPLREMASRALLDPPQSDADIAVWANAQGYRGTLGGEWKDASIGRLLKNPAIAGLRRDENGELVDAGHPGAITPDEFKALEERHAKRKRATPDAPYSYLLAGDVGGIASCGKCKQHLTGARNNAGSPGYRCRPKDKQGAGGCGEVRVNAELLETYVAEYLVAELLKPDVRASIEAAQEAARAQVEDLKRTIAEQEQRGREVAEMYGRRQIGRDAFLVAQNAATEELKVSRTRLRFAEQMANFKLGDARDLVRWWNTAPHASKQVIALLLLEGVRVFPASAKGVRSIEPGRVVLDWRKGRAVTP; encoded by the coding sequence ATGCCACGGCTCTACGGATTCGAGGACAACTCGCGGCGCCGCCTCCACGAAGACGAGGTCGGGCCGCTGCGAGAGATGGCCAGCCGCGCCCTTCTGGACCCTCCGCAGTCCGACGCGGATATCGCTGTGTGGGCCAACGCCCAGGGCTACCGGGGGACCCTCGGGGGTGAGTGGAAGGACGCGAGCATCGGCCGCCTCCTCAAGAACCCTGCCATCGCCGGGCTGCGGCGAGACGAGAATGGCGAGCTGGTCGACGCCGGCCACCCCGGGGCGATCACCCCTGACGAGTTCAAGGCCCTGGAAGAGCGTCACGCCAAGCGGAAGAGGGCAACGCCCGACGCCCCCTACTCCTATCTCCTCGCGGGAGACGTAGGCGGCATCGCTTCGTGCGGCAAGTGCAAGCAACACCTGACCGGAGCTCGCAACAACGCGGGGAGCCCCGGGTACCGCTGTCGTCCGAAGGATAAGCAGGGAGCGGGCGGGTGCGGAGAGGTCCGTGTGAACGCGGAGCTCCTTGAGACCTACGTCGCCGAGTACCTCGTTGCCGAACTGCTCAAGCCCGACGTGCGGGCGAGCATTGAGGCTGCACAGGAGGCCGCTCGCGCGCAGGTCGAGGACCTCAAGAGGACGATTGCGGAGCAGGAGCAGCGGGGGCGCGAGGTCGCCGAAATGTACGGCCGTCGGCAGATAGGCCGAGACGCCTTCCTCGTTGCTCAGAACGCCGCGACCGAGGAGCTCAAGGTCAGCCGAACACGCCTCCGGTTCGCGGAGCAGATGGCCAACTTCAAGCTGGGCGACGCCCGGGACCTCGTCCGGTGGTGGAACACGGCCCCGCACGCCTCCAAGCAGGTCATCGCGTTGCTGCTCCTGGAGGGCGTGCGGGTGTTCCCGGCCAGCGCGAAGGGCGTGCGATCGATCGAGCCCGGCCGCGTGGTGTTGGACTGGCGGAAGGGCCGAGCCGTTACGCCGTGA
- a CDS encoding helix-turn-helix domain-containing protein, translated as MTLEELLTLPPTVNVSTAARALGIGVHKAYALIRSGDFPVKTLPLGGTTRVPAAALWRVLGVEPPGR; from the coding sequence ATGACCTTGGAGGAGCTGCTGACCCTTCCGCCGACGGTGAACGTGTCGACGGCGGCTCGGGCGCTCGGCATCGGTGTGCACAAGGCGTACGCCTTGATCAGGTCAGGCGACTTCCCCGTGAAGACGCTGCCGCTCGGCGGTACGACGCGCGTGCCAGCTGCCGCCTTGTGGCGTGTGCTGGGCGTTGAACCGCCGGGCCGCTAG